The genomic DNA CACAGGTGGCGTGGTTGGCATCTCCCTGGACAGGATAAACCCTGAGGCGAGGAGGTTGCTTTTCGATCCTGAGTGGCTGGTGATCGCGAAGGGCATGGGCAACTTCGAGACGATAAGCGAGTTTGAGGAGGCTCTCCGAGGGAGGCTTATATACATCTTCAGGGCGAAGTGCGAGCCGGTCGCGCGCGCGAACTGTGTTCGCCAGGGATCGCTGGTCGCAAGGGCCTACCTGTAGAGCATATCCTCATCCGCGTACCCCTCGTCCTCTGGCGCCTCGATCTCCTCCGCCTCCTCTTCCTCCTCGATCTCGAGCTGCGAGACGTCTATCTCCATCTGGAGGAGGTTCTTGATGGAGAGCAGCAGGTTCCTGGCCGCGTTCAGATCCACTAGCCTCTCCCCTGATGTCGTCCCGAGGATGCAGAATCCTCTGAGGCCGTAGAGAGGGGCCATGCCCGCTATGATCCCGTTCATCCCGCCTATTATGCTGCTGGGCATAACAGCTATGCCTGCGCTTTTCAGCAGCTCCACGCCATCAGCGTCTGTGGCGGTACCCACAACATTCTCATGAACAGCTCCCACGTATGCTGCGAGCGTCACGACGTCTCTCACATCCATCTCCCTCATATCGCTCAAAATCTCGCCTGCGAGCCTGTTCATGCCCAGGACCTCAAGCGGCTGGGCATCTGACGTGAGCAGAAGGATATCCTCTCTACCCTCCGGAGAGAAGACGTCAACCGTGAAGAGCCTGGCGACCCCATCCTGGATCAGAACCTGCGGAGGGAAGCCGCTGAAGGGCAGCGTCATGATCATTCTGGAATTCGTACAGCTTATCAGGTAATCGACCGCAACCTTCCCGACGCTGCCTATCCCCGGGAAGCTCACAACAGCCACCTTTCTCTCGAAGAGCATCGCCTCAGGGTTGGAAGTGGTGATATAACATGGTTTCGATAGAAAAAGGGGCATCTGGATGAGAAAGCCTTCCGGGAGCCATCTGCAGCCTGTTCGATGATATAGAAAGGCTCCTTCCGGTGAACCGGCGGACCAGTGATCTCGCAGAAAGATGTAGTGCCGGTTGACATTGGTCCGGGTGCTGGAGGTTGCCACTCAGACGATTCGACCACATGAGCCTGTAGAAAATATTGGAGAGATCACTCTCCAACAGCCCAGATGACCCAGTTAACCGGAATTGTTTTGTTGTCTCCGACCGGAAGCACGCCACGATAGAGATTGCCTGTGGATCTGTCGAATATGAACGATTGATCCTTCACGTTATCCAGCTCTGCAAATGTCATCACAGCTCCACGCTCGTAGAGAACCACGTAGAAATCCCCGTTGACCGCCACAGAGGGCACCTCAATTCTCGCAACTCCAAGACCGGCTGGGAATGTGAAGTACTCAAGCTGGATATCCGACCAGTGATACAGGAGATTGAAGTCGCTGTCTCTTATCTCAACTGCTATGGTCCTCGCCGCTGGCAGCTCTGTCTGCGTCTCGTTCCAGCCATCGGTTCCCGGGATGAGCACTGCCTGTACCTTCCAGTTCTGGCTCGGTGCGGTCAGCTTCACCGCCTTCCCAACACCAAGGTCGAAGAAGTGAAGCGTGGTGTTCATCTCCGTCACATTCTTTCCGCTATCCGCCCGCAGAAGCACCGGCTCAGCAGCGACAATCCCTGTGAAGAGCAGGACTGTGACGCAAAACAAA from Methanothrix thermoacetophila PT includes the following:
- a CDS encoding PAC2 family protein is translated as MLFERKVAVVSFPGIGSVGKVAVDYLISCTNSRMIMTLPFSGFPPQVLIQDGVARLFTVDVFSPEGREDILLLTSDAQPLEVLGMNRLAGEILSDMREMDVRDVVTLAAYVGAVHENVVGTATDADGVELLKSAGIAVMPSSIIGGMNGIIAGMAPLYGLRGFCILGTTSGERLVDLNAARNLLLSIKNLLQMEIDVSQLEIEEEEEAEEIEAPEDEGYADEDMLYR